The Corynebacterium minutissimum genome includes the window GGTGCAGTTCCCTTTGAAGGTGATCTAGGAAACTACCGCCAGTACCTCATCAACCACGAGTTCGGCCACGCTATCGGCTATGCCTCCCACCAGCCGTGCGGTGGCGATGGCAAATTGGCTCCGGTCATGATGCAGCAAACACTGAGCCTGAACAATGCTGAGCTTTATGCCAAGGATTCGGAAGAGGTTTATCCGGACGAGGATGTGACGTGTGAGCCAAATCCGTGGCCTTATCCCATCTCAGCCGACCACGATCACGCTAAGCCGGAATAGCTCTACGAGAAAGACGAAGACGTACTTATGCCGCTGCCGCCTGAACCTGTTCTAGCTAGCTTTAACGCTGAAACCCGACCCCGCCGTGTAACGGGCGAGCTGATGGGGTCTGCCTGGGATAATGGCATCCTCGTTGGGGATGTTGTCTTTGCTGAGGCCCGCGAATGGTCAGGATGGTCTGCCAAAGTGCGTGACAAGCTCAGTGTCCCAGGGGTGCGGATTGCTCGTCCCGTACTGACCACTGATGGCCGCTACACGGCCGCCGGCTGGAAGGCTACGCAGTTCGTGCCCGGCCAGGTACGTGGGCGAATTGATGAAGCGGTGCAGGTGGCGCTGCGGCTCGATAGCGCCCTTGCGACTGCGCCACTGCCGAGCTTGGGTCAGCGTGACGATATCTTTGCCCGTGCCGAACGCGCCGCGTGGGAGGAGACGGGCGAGGCCTATTCCGACGAGGAGCTTTCCGAGCTTCCCCTGGCGACTGCGCACATGGACGTGCTGGGTACCACGGTTTTCTCTGGGGCGAACCCGCCAGCACTGACGGATATCGTCCCTTCCGCGGCACCGCGCCCACAGGGCTGGTCTGCGGCATTAGCGATGGTGGACGGGTTGATTGCGGATGCCGTCGATGCGGACATCTGTACTCGCTTCGAATCAATTCCTGGTGTCCACCAGCTCTTGTTACGTGCAGTGGCGTATCGACGATACGTGAACGTACTGCACCCGAACTCCAAATCGACCGTTCGTTCGAACATTGAAAAGGTGGAAGAGACCCTCGTGTCCGCCGCATCTGACAGACTATAAGGCGTGAATTACAGCAGTCAGTCCACCGTCCGCGCCGGCGTTAGCCTTCCTCCCTCGCCCGACGTTCGCCTAATTCCCCGAACTCGGAGCGCCATCCAGCGCTCCTGGGACGTGCCGCTGCCAAAGGAAGGCACGTGGCGTGTCCTGGGCACTGCGGGTTCAGGGGTGTCGAGCCTGCTTATCGATGTTGTCTTAGACCAACTCACCAGCGGTGCTGATGCCTCTGGAATTCTCGTTGTAGCGCCGTCGAAGGAGTCGGGCTCGTTGCTGCGGCAGGAACTGGCTGAGCATCTCGAGGACTATGCAGCACAGGCTTCCATGGTGCGCTCCGTGCACTCCTTGGCTTTCGCGTTGCTGCGCCGCGGCAGTGAGGAGGAGCTGCGCCTGATTACCGGTGCGGAGCAGGACGTTGTTATCCGGGAACTACTGGCGGGCCACGCGGCGGATGGCCGTGGTTCGTGGCCCGCGGAGGTGCGCCCGGCTCTGGAGTACGTTGGCTTCGCACGGCAGTTGCGCGACTTGCTGCTGCGCGCGATTGAACGCGGGCTTGGTCCAGGAGACTTGGAGGAACTTGGGGCCCGTTACCAACGTCCCATGTGGTCTGCCGCAGGTGACTTCCTCCGTGAGTACGAGCGCACCCAGGCCCTTGCTGGTTCGCATTCTTACTCTGCGGCGGAACTTGTCAGCCAAGTCCTCCTTCGACCTGAGTTACTCCAGGATCACCCATGGCACACCATCGTGGTGGATGATGCCCAACTGCTCGACCCCACCTCCGGCCGGCTCATTGCTGAGCTGGCCAAGACCGCTCGGCTCACTGTGGTTGGTGGCGACCCAGATCAGGCAGTCTTTGCTTTCCGCGGCGCCAATTCTGAATTCCTCACCTCGTGGGAGGCAGAAAACGAACTGCGCTTGGTAGCCCCGCACCGCAGGCCATCACCTGCTTGTGTCAGCGTTGTCGACTCCCGTGGAACCCTGCGTGATGTTCTGGCTAATACGGTCCGCCGCCGCCACCTAGAGGACGGGGTGAATTGGCGCGACATTGCAGTTATTGTGCGCTCCACAGGAGACATTGGCCCAGCTCGAAGGACCTTGCTGGCGGCCGGCGTACCGGTGCATATCAATCCAACGGATGTGATTCTTGCAGAACAGCGTTTGGTTAAGGCCGTAATGTTGGCGTTGCGTGCACTGGAAACCGACCTTGATCCGGTGGAACTTGAGGACCTCATTACTGGCCCCGTGGGCGGTGCTGATCCGGTTACCTTGCGCCGACTTATCCGCGGCTTGCGCCGTTGGAAGCCGGAGCAGCGTGGCATGGACACCTTGCGTGAGTTGCTTGAGGGCGATGTGCCGGACTTCGATAACATGCTCACGGAGCGCGAGGAAGCCATTCTTGCCCGTATCCGCGGCGTCCTGTCTGCGGGGCGCGAGGCTCTGCGGGCAGGAGCTGCGGTGGAGGAAATCCTCTGGGAGGTGTGGCAGTCTACGGGGCTCGATACCCGCCTCCAAGCCGCGGCCCTGCGCGGAGGTGCTGCCGGTTCTCAAGCGGACCGAGATCTTGATGCCATGATGGCCCTTTTCGATGCCGCTGGTGACTATGCCGAACGCCGTCCTTCCGCATCTTTGGAATCTTTCATCCTCCACATCACCGAGCAAGAGCTGCCCACCGGCGTGCGTGATCGCCGCTCGGCTCTGCCAGATGCCGTGGAGATTCTCACCGCGCATGGAGCGGTGGGACGAGAATGGGACACGGTTATTGTCGCGGGAGTCCAGGAAGGTACCTGGCCCTCAGTGGGGGAGACCGGTTCCCTCTTCGGGCAGGAGGACCTAATTGACTTGCTGGATCGTGACATCACTCCTGGCACTCCGGTAAGCCATGTATCTGGGCGTTTGGCGGAAGAACGCCGCCTCTTCCACGTGGCTACAACCCGTCACCGCCACCGTTTGTTGGTTGTCGCGGTGGATTCTCCAGAGAGTGATGAAGTGGAAGAACCGTCGCGCTTTATTGAGGAGTTTCTGTCTGCCGGTGGAGTGGATGTACCTGGTGCACAGGCGCGCCGGGAGGCCAGTCAGCGGTGGGCACGTCAAGCACTGCCGCGCGAGTTAGGCCTTGAGCTTCCGGATCCGGGGCCAGTGACCGTACGCGGTGGTGCCGGCATTGATGAGGAGATGGATCCGCTTGAGGTCTCAGTGCTCTCGGTCCCTTCCTTCGTGGCACAACTGCGTCGCTGTGCCACCGATCCAGAGTCTGGCGAGGCCGAGCGTTCTCAGGCAGTTCGGCAGCTTGCCCGTCTCGCAGAGGCCGGTGTTCCAGGCGCACACCCGGATCAGTGGTGGGCTGCGCGCTCGGTGGCGTCCGAGCATCCGCTGTCTGGTTCTCACAGCTTGTCTCCCTCCCGGGTGGAGGCACTCAGAGCCTGTCCACTAAACGCAGTGTTGGGCAATCTTGCTGAAGAAGAGACAACGAATATCAACCTTGTACGTGGCAACCTTGCCCATGCCTTCCTCGAAGCTTTAGGTCGTGGTGTTGAACCAGGTACTGCGAAGAAACTCGTGGTAGAAGCCTTCGCTTCGATGCTCGACGGCCCCTTGTGGCGCCGCGATGCCGAGCTTGCTGATTTCGAGCGGCTCATCGATCGCACCCATAGCTGGTTGCTGTCCACCACGTTGGAACCGGTCGGTGTCGAGGTCCGTGTCTCCGTCGACGTTTCCCCGGATGTGACTATCCGCGGGTATATCGATCGACTCATGAAAGAGGGCGATGAGTACGCCGTAATCGATCTCAAGACAGGCTCGCAGGCAGCAACGAAGGAAGCTGCACGAGACAACACCCAGCTGTTGACCTATCAGTTAGCCCTTGCCCACGGAGAACTCGTCATGGAGGACTCTGCAGATGAGGAACAAGTAAAGGCAATTCGCACCGGCGAAGGTGTGCCCCGTGCCACGAGCCGGCTGGTGTATCCACGTACCTCAGCAGCAAGTGTGACGGAACGTGAACAAACAGCTAAGCCACCGGAGGAACTCGACGAGTTTGCAGCACAGCTACCAGCCCTCGTCGCAGAGCTGCGGGGGCCGGGTCTTACTGCCCGTGAGAACGACGGCTGTGATCGTTGCCCCATCCGCTCCATCTGCCCTGTCATGAACGAAGGAGGTCTGGTGACCAATGCCTAATCACCCTCAGAACCCCACTCACCACTTCAGTCCTGAGGAACTGGCTACTGCCCTAGGCAAGCCTTTCCCTCCTACCGAAGAACAAGCTGCCGTCATCGAAGGTCCACTTGGACCCAAGCTCGTCGTCGCCGGTGCTGGCGCGGGCAAGACTGAGAC containing:
- a CDS encoding ATP-dependent helicase: MNYSSQSTVRAGVSLPPSPDVRLIPRTRSAIQRSWDVPLPKEGTWRVLGTAGSGVSSLLIDVVLDQLTSGADASGILVVAPSKESGSLLRQELAEHLEDYAAQASMVRSVHSLAFALLRRGSEEELRLITGAEQDVVIRELLAGHAADGRGSWPAEVRPALEYVGFARQLRDLLLRAIERGLGPGDLEELGARYQRPMWSAAGDFLREYERTQALAGSHSYSAAELVSQVLLRPELLQDHPWHTIVVDDAQLLDPTSGRLIAELAKTARLTVVGGDPDQAVFAFRGANSEFLTSWEAENELRLVAPHRRPSPACVSVVDSRGTLRDVLANTVRRRHLEDGVNWRDIAVIVRSTGDIGPARRTLLAAGVPVHINPTDVILAEQRLVKAVMLALRALETDLDPVELEDLITGPVGGADPVTLRRLIRGLRRWKPEQRGMDTLRELLEGDVPDFDNMLTEREEAILARIRGVLSAGREALRAGAAVEEILWEVWQSTGLDTRLQAAALRGGAAGSQADRDLDAMMALFDAAGDYAERRPSASLESFILHITEQELPTGVRDRRSALPDAVEILTAHGAVGREWDTVIVAGVQEGTWPSVGETGSLFGQEDLIDLLDRDITPGTPVSHVSGRLAEERRLFHVATTRHRHRLLVVAVDSPESDEVEEPSRFIEEFLSAGGVDVPGAQARREASQRWARQALPRELGLELPDPGPVTVRGGAGIDEEMDPLEVSVLSVPSFVAQLRRCATDPESGEAERSQAVRQLARLAEAGVPGAHPDQWWAARSVASEHPLSGSHSLSPSRVEALRACPLNAVLGNLAEEETTNINLVRGNLAHAFLEALGRGVEPGTAKKLVVEAFASMLDGPLWRRDAELADFERLIDRTHSWLLSTTLEPVGVEVRVSVDVSPDVTIRGYIDRLMKEGDEYAVIDLKTGSQAATKEAARDNTQLLTYQLALAHGELVMEDSADEEQVKAIRTGEGVPRATSRLVYPRTSAASVTEREQTAKPPEELDEFAAQLPALVAELRGPGLTARENDGCDRCPIRSICPVMNEGGLVTNA